The following proteins are co-located in the Candidatus Nitrotoga sp. AM1P genome:
- the fmt gene encoding methionyl-tRNA formyltransferase, translating to MNSPLKIIFAGTPDFATTALEALLVQQFSVVAVLTQPDRPAGRGMRLTASPVKQLALAHSLPLLQPVTLKSADVQQELANYAADVMVVAAYGLILPAALLQLPRYGCLNIHASLLPRWRGAAPIQRAILAGDDKTGITIMQMDTGLDTGDMLLKKTCSITAHDTTQTLHDKLATLGAEAIVKTLCLLEQGQLKPVSQNAAEATYAAKLNKTEALIDWSNHATQIIRAVHAYNPFPIAYTILNGEPVKIWQASVREEPEGEAGTVLAIEKNGIIVACGQGALCLEILQRQNAKALPAAQFIQGFAMHPGDRCTSFL from the coding sequence ATCAACTCTCCCCTAAAGATCATTTTTGCCGGCACTCCAGACTTCGCCACCACCGCGCTAGAAGCGTTACTGGTACAACAATTTTCTGTAGTCGCAGTGTTAACCCAGCCCGACAGGCCGGCGGGCCGCGGTATGCGACTCACAGCCAGCCCCGTTAAGCAACTTGCCTTGGCGCATAGCCTGCCGCTGCTACAGCCTGTTACATTAAAATCTGCCGATGTACAACAAGAGCTTGCCAATTATGCGGCGGATGTAATGGTGGTGGCGGCTTATGGACTAATCCTGCCAGCAGCGCTACTGCAATTGCCACGCTACGGGTGCTTGAATATTCACGCTTCATTATTACCGCGTTGGCGCGGTGCGGCGCCTATTCAGCGCGCTATTCTGGCGGGTGACGACAAAACCGGTATCACCATTATGCAAATGGATACAGGGCTCGATACGGGCGATATGTTGCTTAAAAAAACCTGTTCGATCACTGCACATGACACCACACAAACGTTGCATGACAAATTGGCAACGTTGGGCGCTGAAGCGATCGTCAAAACACTGTGCCTGCTGGAGCAAGGGCAATTAAAACCTGTGTCGCAAAATGCGGCCGAAGCAACTTATGCTGCCAAGCTCAACAAAACAGAAGCGCTAATTGACTGGTCAAACCATGCCACACAAATCATACGTGCGGTGCATGCCTACAACCCTTTCCCTATCGCATATACCATTCTTAATGGGGAACCTGTCAAAATCTGGCAGGCCAGCGTGCGCGAGGAGCCTGAAGGTGAAGCGGGAACTGTATTGGCTATAGAAAAAAACGGCATTATTGTGGCATGCGGCCAAGGGGCATTATGCCTTGAAATATTGCAGCGCCAGAATGCCAAGGCATTACCTGCGGCACAGTTTATCCAAGGATTTGCAATGCATCCCGGCGACCGTTGCACTTCATTCCTCTAA
- the rsmB gene encoding 16S rRNA (cytosine(967)-C(5))-methyltransferase RsmB, producing MHIAQRGASQVVCQVLAGRNLSQTLSTALQTTPGQIMPELTPQQRGALQDLSYGTLRFYGQLVRVLDQLLHKPLQDSQLRCLLLVALYQLLHTKAAPHAVVDHAVRAVRKCNAAAGGLTNAVLRNFLRNRETLVAAAVTSEEGRYAYPQWWITAVQAQYGRHSEAILLAGNQHPPMTLRVNCRYISTADYLALLAQQDIQASLIEPEAVLLKYPLPVNKLPGFFDGLVSVQDAGAQYAARLLDVQDGMRVLDACAAPGGKSTHLLELAQLDLLALDKNSQRLELVRENLQRLQLHAQLQNGDAAQPDSWWDGKPFHRILADVPCSASGVVRRHPDIKWLRRPGDINGFAQQQLHILCSLWRLLEKDGKLLYVTCSIFAQENQQVINEFLNQHDDGKQLPLSMPNLNEGQIFPNDQHDGFFYALLQKQA from the coding sequence ATGCATATCGCACAAAGAGGTGCCAGCCAAGTTGTCTGCCAAGTGTTGGCCGGGCGCAACCTGAGTCAGACATTGAGTACAGCTTTGCAGACTACGCCTGGACAAATTATGCCCGAATTAACACCACAACAACGTGGTGCGCTACAGGATTTAAGTTATGGTACGCTGCGTTTTTACGGTCAGTTAGTGCGCGTGCTGGATCAATTGTTGCACAAACCCTTACAGGATTCGCAACTACGCTGCCTGTTATTAGTGGCATTGTATCAACTGCTACATACCAAAGCTGCGCCCCATGCGGTGGTAGATCATGCCGTGCGCGCGGTGCGAAAGTGCAATGCAGCAGCTGGAGGGCTGACAAATGCGGTGCTGCGCAATTTTTTGCGCAACCGCGAGACGTTAGTTGCCGCCGCAGTCACTAGCGAGGAAGGTCGCTATGCCTATCCGCAATGGTGGATAACTGCAGTCCAGGCGCAATATGGAAGACATTCGGAGGCTATCTTGCTAGCGGGTAACCAGCATCCCCCTATGACACTGCGTGTGAATTGTCGATATATCAGTACAGCAGATTATCTGGCCCTGCTTGCACAGCAGGATATTCAAGCCAGTCTGATCGAGCCAGAGGCTGTGCTGTTGAAATACCCTCTCCCGGTAAATAAATTACCAGGATTCTTCGATGGTCTGGTTTCAGTGCAGGATGCGGGTGCGCAATACGCAGCGCGCCTATTGGACGTGCAGGACGGTATGCGAGTGCTTGATGCGTGTGCTGCACCGGGCGGAAAGAGTACTCATCTACTGGAGCTGGCGCAACTTGATCTACTTGCTTTGGACAAAAATTCGCAACGTTTGGAACTGGTACGTGAAAACCTGCAACGCCTGCAATTGCATGCGCAGTTGCAAAACGGTGATGCGGCACAGCCCGATAGCTGGTGGGATGGCAAACCATTCCATCGAATCTTGGCCGATGTACCCTGCTCCGCCTCTGGTGTGGTGCGGCGCCATCCCGATATAAAGTGGCTGCGTCGTCCGGGTGATATTAATGGATTCGCACAACAACAATTACATATTCTTTGCTCGTTATGGCGGTTGCTGGAAAAAGATGGAAAGCTACTATATGTAACCTGTTCCATTTTTGCGCAAGAAAACCAGCAAGTTATCAATGAGTTTTTAAATCAGCATGATGATGGCAAACAATTGCCATTGTCCATGCCCAATTTAAATGAAGGTCAAATATTCCCCAATGACCAGCATGATGGTTTCTTTTATGCATTACTGCAAAAGCAGGCATAA
- a CDS encoding DUF4390 domain-containing protein yields MHYCKSRHNLARLLAVLLAFWLGISIVCAEGITVRKTEARFSEGSYQFSADFDISLNFVVDQALTRGVPLYFISEFTLIRPRWYWLDEVIAKNEQTAKLSYNKLTRQYRITRGSLFQNFSSLGDALRIISHQSAAPIDASLLQKNNDYITALLPQKGDYIAATRMRLDVTQLPKPLQVNALATQDWNFDSGWYRWIVRPIVSAADRESE; encoded by the coding sequence ATGCATTACTGCAAAAGCAGGCATAACCTGGCACGATTGCTGGCTGTGCTGCTGGCATTCTGGCTAGGCATTTCAATCGTCTGTGCCGAGGGTATTACAGTGCGTAAAACGGAGGCACGGTTTTCTGAGGGCAGTTACCAGTTTTCGGCTGATTTCGACATCAGCTTAAATTTTGTTGTAGATCAAGCACTGACGCGCGGGGTACCTTTATATTTCATTAGCGAGTTCACCCTGATTCGTCCACGTTGGTACTGGCTGGACGAAGTTATCGCAAAAAATGAACAGACTGCCAAACTATCTTACAACAAACTGACGCGCCAGTACCGCATCACGCGTGGCTCGCTGTTCCAAAACTTTTCTAGCCTGGGCGATGCACTGCGTATTATCAGTCATCAGTCTGCTGCCCCTATTGATGCTTCGTTGCTTCAGAAAAACAATGATTATATTACAGCGCTGTTGCCCCAAAAGGGGGACTACATTGCTGCCACGCGAATGCGTCTGGATGTAACGCAATTACCCAAACCGTTGCAAGTCAATGCGTTGGCCACCCAAGACTGGAACTTTGATTCCGGTTGGTACCGTTGGATAGTTCGCCCCATTGTATCTGCTGCAGACCGCGAAAGTGAGTAG
- a CDS encoding sensor histidine kinase yields MKYLIFISALLGSFLLYLLSSASANTELFSRNYYVLLALAGVLAVYLTVLVGYQLWQLRGKLKAQVFGAKLTLRLTLFFILIAILPGLLVYAVSVQFLDKSIESWFDLRVEKALEGGLNLGRNALETGLTELSKKGQSTALLLAKQSPEQYTKTLGQLIGKGSAHDAALFNKSGKLLAFASSNRKPPPDTPTAEMLREASQQELHSIIDTLPDNSLILRVLVLVKPLQLSAGARILQLTQPVPKQLAADAEMVRAVYRDYQELSLSRLGLKRLYGITLTLSLLIVLLSAVSAAFFISDRLSAPLAALAEGTRAVAQGDFSRQHPIKSRDELGALTGLFNQMTLQLADAKTTSEQQQRQAEDAKAYLESMLAHLSSGVLVVDEQFKLRSVNSSAAQILGASLLDMQDVPLAEIAVRHPLLRPFSDAIMQAFNEVTSGEWQRQIERLSKNGDQILLMRGTRLSTATDNSYVVVFDDITYLLQAERQAAWGEVARRLAHEIKNPLTPIQLSAERLQHKLSTKLDGSDAQLLQRATQTIVSQVAAMKNMVTEFADYARAPAPKLVVLDMHQLLREVLGLYEANSSPITLRLNATQTWVKGDATRLRQVIHNLLQNSYDALQNVTQREIILSTAEEGSALKLCVQDNGSGFPEHLLARAFEPYRTTKPKGTGLGLAIVKKIVEEHGGSIVIENVTTGGTKVSVTLPLLIEVA; encoded by the coding sequence GTGAAGTATCTGATTTTCATCAGCGCACTGCTTGGCAGTTTCCTGCTTTATTTGCTGTCAAGCGCCAGCGCTAATACTGAGTTGTTTTCGCGCAACTATTATGTACTGCTGGCTTTGGCCGGGGTCTTAGCCGTGTATCTAACCGTGCTGGTTGGCTATCAATTATGGCAGTTGCGCGGCAAACTTAAGGCACAGGTATTTGGTGCGAAACTCACTCTGCGTTTAACGTTGTTTTTCATTTTGATTGCGATCCTGCCAGGTTTACTGGTGTATGCTGTTTCGGTACAGTTTCTTGATAAAAGCATCGAATCGTGGTTCGACCTTCGGGTAGAAAAAGCGTTGGAGGGCGGTTTGAACCTGGGCCGAAATGCGCTGGAAACGGGTCTTACGGAATTGAGCAAGAAAGGTCAGTCCACCGCCCTGTTACTTGCCAAACAATCTCCAGAGCAATATACAAAAACGTTGGGCCAGCTAATAGGCAAAGGATCTGCCCATGATGCTGCGTTGTTTAACAAAAGCGGAAAGCTACTTGCGTTTGCCAGTAGCAACCGCAAGCCGCCTCCCGATACACCAACTGCCGAAATGCTGCGGGAGGCAAGCCAGCAGGAGCTTCATAGCATTATTGATACACTGCCTGATAACAGCCTGATATTGCGTGTGCTGGTGCTGGTTAAGCCACTGCAACTGTCAGCCGGCGCGCGTATTCTGCAGCTGACACAACCAGTGCCCAAACAGCTTGCCGCTGACGCAGAAATGGTACGGGCGGTTTATCGCGATTACCAGGAGCTGTCGTTGTCTCGTTTAGGATTGAAGCGCTTGTATGGCATCACGCTGACGCTATCGCTGTTGATTGTATTGTTGAGTGCGGTGTCAGCTGCTTTTTTTATCAGTGATCGCCTAAGCGCACCGCTCGCAGCACTGGCCGAAGGAACACGGGCGGTAGCACAGGGTGACTTTTCACGTCAACATCCCATTAAAAGCCGTGATGAGCTGGGAGCGCTCACCGGACTGTTCAACCAGATGACATTACAACTGGCCGATGCGAAAACCACGAGCGAGCAGCAACAACGCCAAGCGGAAGATGCTAAAGCCTACCTGGAAAGCATGCTGGCACACCTATCGTCTGGAGTTTTAGTGGTAGATGAACAATTCAAGCTGCGTTCTGTCAACAGTAGTGCGGCGCAGATACTTGGGGCGTCGCTCCTGGATATGCAGGATGTGCCGTTAGCGGAAATTGCCGTGCGTCACCCCCTGCTACGTCCTTTTTCCGATGCGATCATGCAGGCCTTTAATGAAGTGACAAGCGGCGAATGGCAGCGCCAAATTGAGCGGCTAAGCAAGAATGGTGATCAGATATTATTGATGCGCGGCACTCGGTTATCCACAGCGACAGACAATAGCTACGTCGTTGTGTTCGACGATATTACCTATTTGCTGCAAGCAGAACGTCAAGCCGCGTGGGGCGAAGTGGCGCGCCGTTTGGCGCACGAAATTAAGAATCCACTTACCCCTATTCAGCTGTCTGCAGAGCGCCTTCAGCACAAATTGAGCACCAAGCTGGACGGTAGCGACGCACAGTTATTGCAGCGGGCCACACAGACTATCGTGAGTCAAGTGGCAGCAATGAAAAACATGGTAACCGAATTCGCTGATTATGCCCGGGCACCCGCTCCCAAGCTGGTAGTGCTGGATATGCACCAGCTACTACGCGAAGTACTTGGATTATATGAAGCTAACAGCAGTCCAATTACCTTACGTTTGAATGCGACCCAAACTTGGGTGAAAGGAGATGCGACGCGCTTGCGCCAAGTGATTCATAATTTGTTGCAAAATTCGTATGACGCTTTACAAAACGTTACTCAACGGGAAATTATCCTGAGCACGGCAGAGGAAGGCAGCGCATTAAAATTGTGTGTGCAAGATAATGGCAGCGGTTTTCCTGAACATTTGCTGGCGCGTGCTTTCGAACCTTACAGAACGACTAAGCCCAAGGGTACTGGGCTAGGTTTGG